The Gammaproteobacteria bacterium genome includes a window with the following:
- a CDS encoding DNA polymerase III subunit chi — protein MKTTVDFHLIGAMNTEQIFHAACQLTEQAYRQQHTVYLYAESEDSLKVLDNLLWSFRDDSFLPHQLWLGETSETASVLLGCPESPLPPAADVLINLVTTVPNFYAQFSKVLELIPEEPVARQLARERYRYYKSQGCELVTR, from the coding sequence ATGAAAACCACAGTTGATTTCCATTTAATTGGAGCAATGAACACTGAACAGATATTCCACGCGGCTTGTCAGTTGACAGAACAAGCTTATCGACAACAGCACACGGTGTATTTATATGCTGAATCAGAAGACAGTCTAAAGGTTTTGGACAATCTGTTGTGGTCATTTCGCGATGATAGTTTTTTGCCGCATCAGTTATGGTTGGGTGAAACATCTGAGACTGCGTCAGTGTTGCTTGGTTGTCCAGAGTCTCCTTTGCCGCCAGCAGCTGATGTATTAATCAACTTGGTTACTACCGTGCCGAATTTTTACGCCCAGTTTTCGAAAGTATTAGAATTAATTCCTGAAGAACCTGTGGCGCGTCAGCTGGCGCGAGAACGCTATCGGTATTATAAATCTCAGGGCTGTGAGTTGGTGACTCGGTAG